The stretch of DNA AGGATAACCGACCCGAGGAGGTTATCTTCAGGAACGAGTTCCGTATCTGGCTCAGGATTTGCATCACCCTGCGTTTCGTACGCCACATTGCCGTTTTGTTCCTGGACATCGATCACGCGGTGTGTCACCGGCGTTGCCTCGTCGGCTTCGGCGTAGGTGATGACATCGCCGTCAGTGATGGCTTCTGGGTCAGTCTCATCGACAATGACGACATCACCAGGCGAGAGTTCCGGCTCCATGCTGCCCGAGAGGACAACAAATCCGTGATCGGCACCAATTACACCAGGAACGGCGTACACGATGAACGGTACAACAAGCGTGATCAACAGGACGATACCACCGATGTGAGCTAGTTTTCGGATATTCATCGGGAATCACCAGCCTCCGCAGGTGGGCAGACGTAAACCGAGAGGTTGCTAATCGCCGGCCGCTCGCTATCGTCGACGGAATCAGGGTCAGTTTTTGCGTCGCCATGGGCAGCACAGACCGACTGTCGTGTCCGGGTGAGCGGCGGCGACACGTCGTAGCTTGCAACCCGTGAGTCAGGATCGCTTGGCGGGTCCATTGGCCGTCCACCACCGACCGTCACTCGACAGATTGGTGGGGCACCGTTCTCGTCGCCATCTTCTAAGAGCCGAATGCGTGAACACACCGTCTCAGCACCAGCCCCCTCTCCCTTATTCGTCACCCCCAACACCTCGAGTTGGTACTCGTGATCAACTGTAAATCTGTCATCTAATTCGTCGAATTCGTATACGCGCGGCTCCAGCTGATCGCCTTCAACATCGAGTTTGCCCAGTTCGACACAGTCAGGACACTTGAGTTCCGGACAGTCCTCAGTTGGGTCGAACGGGTTCTTGAGGTCAGCAGGCTGTGAGCGACATTGCTGAGCAAACAGGCGAAACGAAAAGTCTGCCTGTGCGTTGACGGTCCACTCCGCGTCGGCCGGTAGTTCGTACTCAAGTTCCAACGAAAGATCATCGTCTGCGGAGAAGCAGGTGTCTTCGCTCTGATCATCGAGATGGACGCCTCCACTGAATGTTCGACGGAGCGCAGACAGCGAGCCGGAGTCACCGTCCGTTGGGAACAACTGGGTTTCCTCACCGTTGCGAACAAATACGACGCTGACCTCGAGTGCATCAGCAAGCGGGTCGACGGTAGATGGACAGGCTGTTTTGAGCCAGAGGTGTGATGGATTTCCGTCAAGTGTCAGCGAAAATGTTTCGGAGTCTCGGTCGCCAGGTTCGATATCACTGAACGAGACAGTAAGTTCGTCATCAGTACTGTTACACCTCGAGCAGTCAATTTCAACCGAGACCTCACCCGCCTGAATCGTTGCTGAATTGCGCTCAGAGTGTGCGAGGCGGGCAGCAGTAACACCAGCGGTCGCACCAAGGGCGCCGGCACCGGCAACGGCTCCGAGCAGTTGTCGGCGAGTCGGTTCGGTAGATCGGTTTGTCATGAGTCACACTCTGCGGTTGGCGGGTTCGTTCCAGGCCAGTCGACCACTCGGTGGAGAGACGATCATGGTCTCATCCTGTTTTCGTCGCTCGTTCAATCGGTACGGAAGCACGGACGTTTCAACTGAGAGGCCTGGAATACTGTGTTGGCTCACAGACGGACAACTCATAAGCATACAGTGTGTACCGGGTCGAACACCGACCAACAAGCATCGCTTACCGGCTTTCAAGCATGTGCTGTTGGACCGCGCCGGCGTGTGAAACTGGAGTCCCCACGGTATTGAACCCCGTTCAGACCTGGTTGGGAAGTCGTGAAGTATCATTGTCAGTCGTCGTTAGCACTGTGTGGCATCAAAGGAGAGATCAAACTCAAGAGAGTCTCCCTGTGCCGCGTTGATGTTCGGTTGATCCGGCGGGAACGACCAGCCAAACGTGACTGTAACGCCGTCGCCACCAGACTCGAGACAGCGTCCCCCAAGCCGTTCAGGAGTTCCAGTAAGGTCGATACCATCACGGAATACGGCCGCAAGATCCTCGAGCGTGCCATCAGCCTCAGGGTGGACGAGTGATTCACCAAGGTCTTGCTCGCCGTTATCACCGCCGAACGCGGAGATTCCCAAGAGTCCGCCGTCATACCAGACAGACCCGTTGATAAACGCTTGCAACGGTGAGGACTCGCCCGAAGCAAGATCGAACGCCATCGACGGCACGACTGCAAGACTCGAGTCCTCACTCTCGAGGCGGAGCCGAACACTTAGCGAGCCCGAATCACCTGGCAAGACGTTCCCCACAGAAATTCCCGGCTCGCTCGACGAGGCTGTGCCATCGCTGTCGTCCAGTGGCGTCAGCGTTGCGCCGTTGTACGTTTCTCGCCAGTCAGCAACGAGTCCATCAACGCTGTCGGTTGCTATCGCCGTGGTTCTGGTGAACGACTGACTACGGTCAGTCGTCAGGGCAACGCTGGCGGTCGTGATCGAGACGCCGCCAACCAGCCCAGCGAGTACCGTTCGTCGTGGGATTCGGTCAGGCATATCTTGTCGAGAGCGTACGCACGGTGTACGAAAACCCGCCGGCGGAATCGAACCGCCGAATGCCAGCACGGGTCAGGGTGTGTGAATGACAATGAACAATGGGCCCTGGCCGCCGTTAGACTCCGGATGGACCAGACGGCAGGGTGTTGTGGCGACACTGTTCGGTGTAGAATCCAAGATCAAAGCTCAGCGATCGCCCCTGCAACTCGTTGATATCCTCGAGGTGCTCTGGTGTCGTCGTTGGGAGACACCATTTGAAGGCGACACAGAACGTCTCATCCGGCGGGAAACACGGTGGGATAACGTCATCATCAGGGCAGTACCGGAACTCGATGACGTTAATCTCGTCTTCGTTGTCGTTCTCTGGAATACGAACATTGGTCTGTCCGGTCGTACAGCCATCGAACGTCACGAGGGTGTCCCCATCCTCGTTGATCACGAGTTCTCCAAACCCGAAGTCATCACTCGAGTCGACAATATCCCAGTCGAATCGCGTGATTTCCGAGAGATCATCCGCGTCTGCATCGACGGCCGTCCGCTCGAGTCCGTCCGATGTTGGGATCTGTAAGTCCGACAGGACAACATCGAACCAGACCGAACCATCGACAGAGACGAGTTTGAGTTCAATCTCAACTTCATCGACACCATCGTCGTTCTCGTCTCGAATCTCTAGGACCTCTCCGTTCTCGATGTGGACACCGTTCTCTTCGAACGTAATCGGCTCGAGTGGTTGTGGGTCAGTTGGATCACCACCAGCATCGACCCCACTGCCGTCGTAGACGTCTGGGTTGAGGAATCGTCCGTCGGGTGAGAGACGGTCCTCGAGGAACGTCTTGAGATCGGTTGTCTCGATAAAGACGACATCGCCGTCGTCCTCGAGGAGTGTGTTCGTACACCCGAGATCGTACCAGGCTTGGACTTGGATGGCTTCTGCTAACTCCGCATCGTAGTCACCGATGTCGGCAAGCATCCAGATGTACCCAGAGTTATCGCACAGGTGGAGACTGAACGTGACCTCACCGCAGTCTCCTGGCTTCACATCGTCGAGTTCGATCAACCGCTGCTGTTCGGGTTCGACTCCGTTTGCAAAGTCAGCTGGATCCTCGAAGTTTGAAAGCGTCTCACAGGTCAGATACTCCTGAATGTTTGCGCCTTCTTCAGGATCCTCGACTTCGTCCATGTACGACACCTCGTCCGACTGGTCAGCGAATTCCCCATCGTCAAAGGCACTGAGATCGAGCGACTGCATACCGTTGGTGTCGTGATCTGGGTGTGCGTTGACGAACGGATACCCTGCGTCACCGTACGGTGCGTAGTGATCCTGGTTCGTCTCCGGACCGAAGTACAACTGTTGCCAGTCGATTCTGAGGTCAAGTTCGCCAGCGGTCAGTTCGTTCCCTTCGAACGACTCTTGATCACTAAAGAGCGCACTCGTCCCCAGCCCGGCCCCCGCCGACAACGCGCCGATGGCACCGATTCCAGCGAGGGCCTTGCGTCGCGTCAATGTAATTTTCTTACTCATATGGAATCAGGATGTGAGTATCGGCGACGGGTTAGTCGTCGGACTCCTCGTCTCCGACCGTTGCAGCAGCACGCGCGACGAATTCTTCGAGATCGTCGTTGTGTCGCTGCTGTTCAGCGTAGAATGCCAGATCCCACTCGAGGACAGCCCCCTGCAGTTCGTTTCCGACGTCGGTCGGAATGCTCAGTTCGATGCAGAGTTCCTGTGACTCCTCGATCTCGAAGTCAGCAGCATCCCCATCCTCGTCGACGAGTAGTTCGCCGTCTGCGAGGGAATCAAGGAGGTCCGCGAGCGAGTCGTACTCCGCGATGGTCTCGTCCTCGAGCGTCACGTCGTCGACCTCCGTCGCTTCGGCGACGGTCGTGAGGTCGTCTTCGTCATCGACGTCCCAAAGGTCGTCCAGGTCGACGTTCTCGGCTTCGACGCCGTCGTAATCGCTGCTGTCAGCAGCAAGTGCGACGTAGCCGGGATTTTCGTCAACAGTAATCTCCCAGCAGAATTCGTACTCGTCACCGGGTTTGGCGTCTTCGATTTCAATCGTTTCAGTGGCCCAGAGACCGTCCCCGCCACTCACTTCATCAAAGAACATCTCGTCCGGACCGATTCCATCCTGATCAATGTCGTGGACAAGTTGTTCAACACTCAGTGCGAACTCACCGGCTGTGATCGTGTTGTCCTCAAAAGACTCCTGATCACTGAAATACGCGCTCGTTCCGATGCCTGCGCCTGCGGATGCGATACCAATACCGGCGAGGCCACCAAGGGCACGTCGCCGCGTCAGTCGAAGTTTGTTGTCGTCGGTCATGGTTGTAAGCCCCAAGTCGCCGGTGTTGTCGGCGGTTGGGTTGTTTTCATCCAGACCGGGTACCGGTGTAGTTATGAGCGAGCACGTCACCATCGAACGAATTGATAGAACGGTCGCCAAGATGTCGAACACTCCGTTGAGTCGCGTCAAATGGTGTATTTGACTGACGTATGGTTCTCAACCCCACCTCCAAGAACCCGTCAATGCAGAATAAATTCTATATTTCTACTAGCTGGTGTTACTTGAAACAATATTGCTCGAGTACAAACACTGTATACGATACCGGTATGGAGTGTGTACATATGGTAGCTGGTAGCTACCCAGCATGTGGGGGATGACCGTGGATACCATGTCCACGTCGTTCAGTAGCAGACAATGTTCAACACGAACACCATTCCGGAAGAACAGATCTACGAAATACTCGCGAATCGCCGCCGGAGAGAGACCATTCGAGAGCTCATGTACTCGAGTGAGGCAGCACCAATGTCGTTGCACCAACTATCGAAAGAGGTTGCAGCGCGGGAAACAGGGGAAACGCCTCCACCATCGAAGCTTCGCGAAAGCGTGTATAACTCGCTCCACCAGACACACCTTCCGAAGCTTCACGAACTCGGGATTGTCCAGTACGACCGCGACAGTCGAACCGTACAACTACACGAGCGTGCCCACGACGTCGACCAGTATATGGCGGTCGAAGCCGGGTATGGCATTACCTGGAGCGAAGTGTATCGAACGCTTGGCGTCCTCTCGCTGACTGTCCTATTGGCCGCATTGCTCGAGGCACCCGCCGTCTCGGCTGTCGACCCACTCTTGTGGTCTGCGGTCTTTCTGGTCGCGTTCACCATCGCCATTAGCGGACAACTCTGGACAAACCGCTGGCAAATCGCTCGAGCGCTCCGATCGCCGACGCTCTGATTTAATTTTTTGCGGAGAACGTCTAGGCAGACAACGGTCCCAGATCGAGGCCTATTTCCGCCAGTCACTGACTGTAGTGGCCACTGTTGCCGATTCAGCTGCATCGAGATCGATCGGTACCTCAGCTATTCGAGTATCACAGTCTTCACACGTAACGACGGCAACGTCTAGAGTTCGACAACAGGACTCTACGACGCCGTGTGCCAGTGAGACCGTACCCGTACAGTTCGGGCAACGCTCGAGAAAGAATCGTAACGTCGCCAGTAACTCCATCCGGTCGTCGATAGAACGGCGGCCCCAGTCAGGGTCTCGCTGGGCGAGGACAACGGCTGCGGCGACGTCGGCTCGACAAGCCGCTTGTGACTCCCATCTCGCAATCGTGTCGCCGTCGTAGGTCGCGATAAACGACGACAGCTCCGAC from Natronolimnobius sp. AArcel1 encodes:
- a CDS encoding SipW-dependent-type signal peptide-containing protein, with translation MSKKITLTRRKALAGIGAIGALSAGAGLGTSALFSDQESFEGNELTAGELDLRIDWQQLYFGPETNQDHYAPYGDAGYPFVNAHPDHDTNGMQSLDLSAFDDGEFADQSDEVSYMDEVEDPEEGANIQEYLTCETLSNFEDPADFANGVEPEQQRLIELDDVKPGDCGEVTFSLHLCDNSGYIWMLADIGDYDAELAEAIQVQAWYDLGCTNTLLEDDGDVVFIETTDLKTFLEDRLSPDGRFLNPDVYDGSGVDAGGDPTDPQPLEPITFEENGVHIENGEVLEIRDENDDGVDEVEIELKLVSVDGSVWFDVVLSDLQIPTSDGLERTAVDADADDLSEITRFDWDIVDSSDDFGFGELVINEDGDTLVTFDGCTTGQTNVRIPENDNEDEINVIEFRYCPDDDVIPPCFPPDETFCVAFKWCLPTTTPEHLEDINELQGRSLSFDLGFYTEQCRHNTLPSGPSGV
- a CDS encoding SipW-dependent-type signal peptide-containing protein; the protein is MTDDNKLRLTRRRALGGLAGIGIASAGAGIGTSAYFSDQESFEDNTITAGEFALSVEQLVHDIDQDGIGPDEMFFDEVSGGDGLWATETIEIEDAKPGDEYEFCWEITVDENPGYVALAADSSDYDGVEAENVDLDDLWDVDDEDDLTTVAEATEVDDVTLEDETIAEYDSLADLLDSLADGELLVDEDGDAADFEIEESQELCIELSIPTDVGNELQGAVLEWDLAFYAEQQRHNDDLEEFVARAAATVGDEESDD